In Trifolium pratense cultivar HEN17-A07 linkage group LG7, ARS_RC_1.1, whole genome shotgun sequence, a genomic segment contains:
- the LOC123899214 gene encoding glucose-1-phosphate adenylyltransferase large subunit 1: MASGCVTLKANTHFPKSNKGSFFGERINGRFNNSNWVTDQLNKRFTTKKNVKHFSVSAILTSDDPKSSLNLQVPSFMRLRADPKNVISIVLGGGPGTHLYPLTKRAATPAVPVGGCYRLIDIPMSNCINSGINKIFVLTQFNSASLNRHIARTYFGNGVNFGDGFVEVLAATQTPGEAGNKWFQGTADAVRQFTWIFEDAKNINVENVLILAGDHLYRMDYMDLVQSHVDRNADITISCAAVDDSRASDYGLVKVDDRGNIIQFSEKPKGTDLKAMQVDTSRLGLSPQEALNSPYIASMGVYVFKKDVLLKLLKWRYPTSNDFGSEIIPSAIKEHNVQAYFFGDYWEDIGTIKSFYDANLALTKESPKFEFYDPKTPIFTSPGFLPPTKIDNSRVVDAIISHGCFLRECKIQHSIVGERSRLDYGVELQDTVMMGADYYQTESEIASLLAEGKVPIGIGRNTKIKNCIIDKNAKIGKDVIIANKDGVQEADRSEDGFYIRSGITIVMEKATIVDGTVI; encoded by the exons ATGGCTTCTGGTTGTGTGACCTTAAAAGCCAACACCCATTTTCCAAAATCTAATAAAGGTTctttttttggtgaaagaaTCAATGGAAGATTCAACAATAGTAACTGGGTCACGGATCAGTTGAATAAAAGATTCACAACCAAGAAAAATGTCAAACACTTTTCTGTATCTGCTATTCTTACTTCAGATGACCCCAAAAGTTCCTTG AACTTGCAAGTGCCTTCATTTATGAGACTAAGAGCTGATCCAAAAAATGTTATTTCCATTGTATTGGGAGGAGGACCAGGGACACATTTATATCCTCTTACCAAACGAGCTGCAACACCTGCG GTTCCTGTTGGGGGATGCTATAGGCTTATAGACATTCCAATGAGCAACTGTATCAATAGTGGCATCAACAAAATATTTGTGCTAACTCAGTTCAATTCTGCTTCCCTTAACCGTCACATTGCCCGCACCTATTTCGGAAATGGCGTCAACTTTGGGGATGGATTTGTGGAG GTTCTGGCGGCGACACAAACACCAGGAGAGGCTGGAAATAAGTGGTTTCAAGGAACTGCAGATGCTGTGAGACAATTTACCTGGATATTTGAG GATGCCAAGAATATAAACGTCGAGAATGTATTGATCTTAGCGGGCGATCATTTATACCGAATGGATTACATGGACCTTGTGCAG AGTCATGTTGATAGAAATGCCGATATTACAATTTCGTGTGCTGCTGTGGATGACAG TCGTGCATCAGATTACGGGTTGGTCAAGGTAGACGACAGAGGCAACATCATCCAATTTTCAGAAAAACCAAAGGGCACTGATCTGAAAGCAATG CAAGTAGATACCTCTCGTCTTGGGTTGTCACCACAAGAGGCATTGAATTCACCATATATTGCATCTATGGGAGTTTATGTATTCAAGAAAGATGTTTTACTCAAGCTCCTGAAATGGAGATATCCTACCTCTAATGACTTTGGATCCGAAATCATTCCTTCAGCTATAAAGGAACACAATGTTCAA GCATATTTTTTCGGAGATTACTGGGAAGATATTGGAACAATAAAATCCTTTTACGATGCTAACCTTGCTCTTACAAAAGAG AGTCCAAAATTCGAGTTTTATGATCCAAAGACACCAATTTTCACATCTCCAGGATTCCTACCACCAACAAAGATTGACAACTCACGG GTTGTGGATGCCATTATCTCCCATGGATGTTTCTTGAGAGAATGTAAAATCCAACACTCCATTGTTGGCGAAAGATCGCGTTTAGATTATGGTGTTGAGCTTCAG GACACTGTAATGATGGGAGCAGACTATTACCAAACTGAATCCGAAATTGCTTCTCTACTTGCAGAGGGGAAGGTCCCTATTGGGATTGGAAGGAATACCAAAATTAA GAACTGCATTATCGACAAGAATGCAAAGATCGGGAAAGATGTCATCATCGCGAACAAAGAT GGTGTTCAAGAAGCAGATAGATCAGAAGATGGATTCTACATACGATCAGGAATCACAATCGTAATGGAGAAGGCAACAATAGTAGATGGAACTGTTATATAA